Within the Deltaproteobacteria bacterium genome, the region GCGCTCGCTCCCGCTACAGAACTCGCGCGACAGCAGCTCAATCGCGTCGGGCACCTCGACGCGGCGGGGGAGAGCACGCACGCGCCGAACCTCGGGGGAGTCCGGCACACCATCGGCCTCGAGCGCGCGCCCGATCTTCGAGCGCAGGTCAAAGTCGGCGCGGGTCTTGCCGACACGCGCGAGCATCTGATCGAGCAGAGGCATACCTAACGGAAGATCCGGCGCCAGATTGACGGCTTCACAGGCTTCGGGCTGTAGTCCGGGCACCGAAGCCGTCCACGCCTGCGTACTCGGCACGTAGTATACGCGGTAAGAATACGGTCGCCGTCAACGGGGCTGACCTCTACCGCGTCTTCCAGACTGCAGATCAACAAATAGCCAGCCTTTCGGCAGTGCCCGCAGTTGACGCAAAACTGCGGATCGTTGTCCTCGGTTTTTCGGAATGGATCCGTCACGGCGGCGTCACCCACGGGGCCGGCGGGTGATCGATGGAATGCCACCACGCCTGCTTGAACGACACGGGCGACAGGTCGGCGCCGCGAAGGCTGTGCCGAGCACGGCGGAACCACGCGCGGGCGCGCTGCCTCTGCGTGCGGTCGGGGCCGACGACGCGCTGCAGCGGGGCGGCGCGGGGCGGCGCGGGGAACGGGTCGCGCAGGATCTCGAGCTCGGCGCGTCGCGCCTTGGCCGGCGTGATCACGACGCCGACTCCTCGTTGTTACGCGCCCAGTCGGCGACGACCTCCAGCAGGTCGCGAGCCCTCTCGGCGCTTCCCCCCGAGTGGCCGATGCACACGAGCACCGCGCCGAGCGGGAGACGCCGGTGAAGCTCGACGAGCCCGGAACTCGGGGCGTGCGTCTCGGCCTCCTCGGCGGCGTTGGTCTTGCCGCCGCGCTTCTTCGGTGGCAGGCGCACGTCGGCCGGCTTCGCGGTCGTCGCCGGCGGGGCAGCGGGCGGCGTGGTCGAGGCACCCTTCGGCGCGGGCTGCTGATCCGGCGAGAACATCAGCTCTTCGTCGCCGGCAGGCTGGGCCTTCGGGGCGGTGGTGGTGGCCGGCGCAGCGCCGGCGGCATTGGCTCGCAGTCGGTCGAGGACTCCCATATCAGCTCCCTTTGCCCGCTCGTCGCGGGACGGTCGTTGTTCTTTCCAGCAGGTTTCGCGATACGGGCAGCCCCCGTAATCGTCGCATCGTCGAAGATCGCGGTCGAAGTCGAGGGGCGGCGCATCCCACAGCGGAAGCATGCGGCGGGCGATCGGCAGCACGACGTCGCCCATTCGCTGCAGCGTGTCGCTGCGGCTTTCCGCGTACTCGCGCGGCTGCGCCCATTCGCTGTGATCCTGACCTCGCTTGTGAACCGTCGCGTAGTAGATCCATCGGCATTCGGTCGCATCGAGGCCTACGGCCAGGCGCTCGTCGGTCACGCCGACCTCTTCGCCCGCCGCGTCGTGCTCGATCACGAAGCCGTCGAGCGTGCCTCCGCTGTAGATCGTCCGCTGCAGGTCGTCGGCCAGCTGCTCGGATGTCAGCGCATATTTCGCAATGTCCTTGGTGGTCTTGTGGTCGACCACCAGCTGCTGGTGGCGCAGGTCGACGAAGCCGTGGAAGTCGATGCCGTCGAAGCGCAGCGCGAAGTGCTGCTCGAGCTTCGCCGCGCCGCCGCGCGGCACGTCTGCGAGGTAGCGCAGGCCAGGCAGTACGATGCGGCCTTCCTTCGCGCGCAGGTCGGCGGGGCCGGTCGTGCCCATGTAGTGCTCGAGCCATGCGTGCGCCTGCTTGCCAAGCTTCGTGCTGGCACGCTCGGGCTGCTCGATGTCTCGCGAGTATCGCCACGCACGCGGGCACGCTGTGAAGCGCTTGAGCGCGCTCGGGCTGAAGCGCCGCAGGTCGGAGCGATTCACGGGCACCCTGCGTCGTCGAGCTCGTCGGAGTGCGGCGCGGCGTCTTCGGCGACGAGCTTGCAGCGTGTGCACAGCCGGCGACCGTCGTAGATCCAACGCGCGCGATACGTGCACCAAAGCCCACGGTCGTCGCACGGGATCACTGTGTAGTTCAGGCTGCGATCGATTCGCTTGGGTGCAGGTGCGGGCATACGAAAGCCGCGGAGCGCCGCGGCGCCGGGTCATACAACGCGGGCTTGACCGGGCCTACCGCGAGGTGATTGGATGTCCCGTGTTACGGCCGGGACCACACCGGGATGCCCCGCATTACGGCCGGGGCCCATGCCGGGCGGGCTTTCTGAAGGCTTCCGCCGGTTGGGCTAAGCCCACCTGCAGCGTCGAGGGTCGCGAAGCCGCGTCAAGCGGCCCGCTGATACTTCCGCGCCTTCGTGTTGCCGAGCGCTTCGATCACGCCCTCGTCGATCAGTTGACGCAGGGCGACGCGCACCTGCGCCATCGGGGCGCCGGTCTCCTCGGCGATCGACTTGCAGGTGTGGGCGGCCTTCGAGCGGAACATGGGCTTGATCGACTTGTAGAGATCGTCGGTGGCGGTCATTGCCGATAGATTCGAAGCCGCCGAAGCGACGTCAACCTCGTTACCGGGTGACCCATGCGAAGATGAATACAAGTACGAGCGCGGCGACCGTGGCCACCGCGTACGCGCCGGCCAACGTTGCGACGATCACGACACCCGCGGCGAGCGCTCGTGCGGTGGCCACACCCGGGCCCGGATCGCTCGCCTGCTGCGCAGCAGCCAGGGCGCGCTCGGCATGGTGCGCGCGGCGCTCGGCGGCGGCGCGCTCGAGGTCGGCGGAGAGCAGGGCGCGGCGCAGGCGGTCGATGCGTTCGTGGTAGGGCGCGCGGGGCGTCATTGTCATTTCGTGTTCTCCAGTGCGGCCGCGGCCGCGGTGACGAGGGCGGACAGCAGCGCGAGATCGGGCGAGATCATCGCTCACCCCGCAGACGGCGGCCCGCGAGGGTCACGCGCAGGAGGGAGCCGAGCACGGCCGCAGTCGTCAACGAGGCCAGGATGCGGTCGAAGCGTCGAGCGTCGCTGCGAGCTCGGGCGCCCAGCGCTGCAGCCACGAGGCCACCGAACGAGCTTCGATCAACTCCGACGCCTGCACCGTCCGCAGGGCGGCCAGCTGCTGCTCGAGCTCCTGAATCCGCTGCCGGCGCAGCTTGGCCGCGTACCGCATCGCCCAGACTCTCGAGCTCACCTCGCCCTCCAGCGCCGGGCGGTCGCAGCGGGGGGCAGCTTGGTGGGCGGCCGCGATCTCGGCCAGGGAGCACGCGCGGCGAGCCGCTCGATCGGGGAGATTCAGGCGAGGCATCGCGATAGTTTCGCGCATGGCCCGGGGTTGTGATATCTGTGCGCACGAACAGCCTTCCGGTGTGCCTACTTGACATAATCTATCGACCCGGGACGTTATCGGCACTCGCGCCAGATCCCGGTCGACCGCATGTCGCGATCGGGCTGTCAAGCAGGGCGGGGGCGGCCTCGCCACAGCGTGGCCGTGCTGCAGTCGTACCCCCGCGTCGACTGACGCGCAAATGCGTGAACGCACGACCCGATACTGTGCAGCTGCGCAGCCCTGCCCGTGCGAAAGGGCTGCATGCTCGATCCTGGACAGTGGACATGCAGCAGCCCGCCCTACGACCGGCGATTCGACCGGAAGCAGGCCTTCGCATCAAGCAGGCGCGCCTGCGTGCCCGCATGCGGCAGTACCAGCTCGGCATGGCGATCGGGTTCCGATCGCAGCGCAGTGCCCAAGAGATCGTGCACGCGATCGAGACCGGACGCACCGCGTGGATCGTGTGCTCGCCGCCGCGGCGGCGGTGGGGCTGCCCGTCGAGGCTGTGATCGAGCTCGTGCCGCTGTGATTGACGCGGCTTCGCTCGGCGTGAGCTTGCGTGCATGACACGCGACGATCAGATCACCGCCGCCAAGGCGCTCGTGCGCTCGAGCTACACCCAGGGACGCTACACCGGCGACGAGGCGCTGCGAGGGCCGCTGCTCGACCTGGCGCTGGCGCTCCGCGAGCTCGAGCCCACCAGCGGCATCGACCAGGCCCAGGCCGCCGAGCTGCTGGCCAGCGGGGCGCCGGTGCTGTCGCTGCGCACCGCCGTGGTCGACGCAAGCGGCGGGCCCGAGGCGGCGTGATGCCGGCGGCCGCGTCGATGGAAGCACGCCGATGGCCCCGGTGATCGAGCGCGACCTGCGTGACGCGACGATGGCCGCGCAGACCGACGCGATCGCGCAGCGCGACGCGCTGTGGCACCTGCTCGAGGCTTGCGAGAGCTTCGGCGGCCCCACGGTGCGGGCGCTCGCGCGCAAGCGCTTCGAGGTGTGGGACGGCAGCGACGTGCGCGAGGACCATGAGGTGCAGCGCAGCGTCGCTGCCGAGCTCGTCGTGGTGCTGGCCTGGTGATTGCGTTGACCGTGCTTCCGCGCGCTCAAGCCTTGGCGCGTGTCATGTCAGCTTGCGGTCACACGGTGTAGGGTTCGAGAGGGCGGCGAGACGGGCAAGCTGCGGCTGCAGCGGTTCGAATCGCAGGCCGAGCTGCTGCGGTTCTTCGCCGAGCACGTCGAGGTCAGCAGCAAATACGACGTCGCAGGCATCGTGCCGGCGAGCCGCTGGGAGGATGCGAAGCGCAAGACAGGGCGCGATGCGGCGGCGGGGCGTGACGCGTACTTCCTTCCGCTCGACGTCGACGGGGCAGGGGGGCAGGGGGTGGCGGCCGACCGGCTCGAGGCCTTGGCCGCGAAGCTACGTGCCGAAGGCATCGCCTTCGCGCTGACGTCGACGTTCTCGAGCTCGACGAAGGCAGCGCCCGGGCACTGGCGCGTCCACCTCGTACTGCTCACCGAATGCATGGCCGACGACGCGGTGTACCGCGCAACGTGGGCCGCGTGGGCCGACGCTGTCTCCGACCTGCTCGACACGCCCGTCGATCGCGTGGGGCAGCACATCGCGTGCGTGACCTACCCGCCGACGTGTCCCCCCGGCTCGCCCCGCCTGTCGATCGTGCACGACGGGCAGCCGGTGCCCGCCGAGGTGCCGAGCGTGATGCAGCGCGTGCGCGCGGCGTCGATCGACCGCACGCCGAAGCACCCGATGCCGATGGCCGCCCGCGTCGCCCTGCTGCGAGGCCTCGAGCTCGTGCTCGTGCAGCCCGAGGACACCAGCGGGCACCTGCAGGGCATGCGGGGTCTCGCGTCGGTGCAGCAGATCACGTTCAGCGCGATCGAGCTCGGCGTCGACCTGCCGCACCTGCTCGAGTACGTGGATGCCGAGCAGCGAGGGGCGTGGACGCGGCAGGCGTGCCGCGAGGCCTTCGAGCACGTGTGGCACGACGTGTCGGGGTCGGCCCCGGCGTGGGAGAGCGAACTGCCCCCGGTTGGGCGCGCGCGGATCGATCTCGGGCTGAAGTTCGACGACGTCGTCGATCGCAGCGTCGAGGCGTTGTCGCGGGTGCCCGTACAAGAGTGCCGCGTGTGGCGACACGGTGGGCAGCTGGTGCGAGCGGACCTCTCGAGCTACACGACGCCAGCGCTGCGCACCGAGCTGTCGCGTGCGATCGACTACGTGCGCAGCACCGAGGACGGCGAGAAGACCGTGCACCCGCCGCGCGACGTCGCCGAGAGCGTCGGCGCTGCGGACTGCAGCGCGGTGCGGGAGATCGTCGGCATTTCGCGCGTGCCTCTACTGCGCCCCGACGGCGAGCTGGTGACCGCACGCGGCTACGACAGCGCGACGAAACTGTGGCTCGAGCCGATCGACGTCGAGGTGGGGCACACGCGCGAGCACGCCGAGGCCGCGGCGGTGCTGCTGCTCGACGCTGTCGGCGACGTGCAGTGGCTCGACGCCGAGGTCGACCCATGGGTGTGGCTCGCCCACGTGCTGACCGTGGCTGCGCGGCACCTGTGCAGCACGGTGCCGGTGTGGATCTACGACGCCGACCGCCCCGGCGCGGGCAAGACCACGATCGCCCGAGCGGCCGGGCTGATCGGCGGCCGGTGCTCGGTGGTCTTCAATGCGGGCTTTGGTGGCGACGAGGCCGAGCTCGTGCGCTCGATCGACCCGCACGCATCCGGGGCGGCGCTGGTGTTGGACAACCTGCGCGGGCGGATCGCCTCGCCGGCGCTCGAGGCCGCGTTGACCTCGGGCATCCTGCGCGTGCGCCGGCTGTACGTGGGGCACTGCGACGTGGCCCTGCGCGCTGTAGTGTCGCTCACGGGCAACGATGCGCAGACGGGCAGCGACTGGGCCCGCCGCTCGCTGCCGTGCCTGCTCGAGCGGCGCCGCGAGCTCGACGGTGCTCGAGAACTGCTCGAAGAGCTCGACGACCCGCGCTTCACCGCTGCCGCGCTGACGATCCTCCGCGCGTGGCTGCGCGTCGGCGGTGTGTCGCAGGCCACGTCGCTGCCGAGCTTCCGCGCGTGGTCGCAGCTGGTGCCGGGGGCGATCGCATGGCTCGCCGGCGTCGACGTCGTCGGGGCGACGCGCGAGCGCGCGGCCGAGCTCACGACCTCGGAGAACACCACCGGGCTCGTCGACGCAGTGGCAGACTTCCTGCATTGGAAGCAATGGAGCGAGAGGGGCGCAACCGCATCGGAGATGCTCGAGGGCGGCGCGAGCTACGCACTAGAAGAGGATCCTGGGGCGAAACTGCTGGCGATTCTGCAGCGCGGCTCGCGTGGCACGGTGACGCCGGTGACGGTGGGTTCGATGCTGCGCGACGCGAGCGGCGCGGATCCGCGCCTCCAGCAGTTCGGATCGAGGCGCGATGGCCGCAGATGGCGCGTGGTGACGGTGGATGGTGACGGTGGTGACGGTGATCCGGAGGGGGTGCGTCACCATTGATCGGTGCCGCAGGCCTATCTAGCTACGAGATCATGCAAATGGTGACGGTGGTGACGGTGACGGGGGTACTCTACGTGACGCGCGCGCGAGGGGGGAAATGCGGGACAATAGCGATCTGCCGTCACCACCGTCACCACC harbors:
- a CDS encoding PD-(D/E)XK nuclease family protein; this encodes MNRSDLRRFSPSALKRFTACPRAWRYSRDIEQPERASTKLGKQAHAWLEHYMGTTGPADLRAKEGRIVLPGLRYLADVPRGGAAKLEQHFALRFDGIDFHGFVDLRHQQLVVDHKTTKDIAKYALTSEQLADDLQRTIYSGGTLDGFVIEHDAAGEEVGVTDERLAVGLDATECRWIYYATVHKRGQDHSEWAQPREYAESRSDTLQRMGDVVLPIARRMLPLWDAPPLDFDRDLRRCDDYGGCPYRETCWKEQRPSRDERAKGADMGVLDRLRANAAGAAPATTTAPKAQPAGDEELMFSPDQQPAPKGASTTPPAAPPATTAKPADVRLPPKKRGGKTNAAEEAETHAPSSGLVELHRRLPLGAVLVCIGHSGGSAERARDLLEVVADWARNNEESAS